Below is a window of Streptomyces sp. WMMB303 DNA.
GCCCGAGAGTCGCGCGACGATCAACGAGATCAGTGTGGAGACGAGAACCAGGAGGAGGGCGATGGCGGATGCCGATCCGTAGTCGAAGCTCTTGAACGCCTTCTGGTACATGTAGTACGCACTGATGGTGGTGTCGCTCCCCGGCCCGCCCTGGGTCAGGATGAGCACGGTGTCGAAGGTCGTGAGCCCGCCGACCACCATGAGAATCGTCGAAGTGATGATCGCGTTGCGTAGCTGCGGCAGGGTGACATGGAAGAACTGCCGCACACGTCCGGCACCGTCGATCTCCGCCGCCTGGTAGAGCACCGGCGGCACCGCGCGCGCCGCGCCTTGATAGATCAGCGTGTGCAGCGGGGTGAACTGCCAGGTGCTGACGAAGACCAGGACGGCGATCGCGCTGGACTGCGTCCCGAACAGGTTTCCGTCGCCGAACAACCAGGGCACCTGCGCGGGGACCCCGAGGTTGGGGTCGAGAAGGGCGCGCCACAGTACGGACACCGCCGCGATGGAGAGCAGCAGCGGGACGACGTAGATGGCGGACAGGACGGCCCGGTTGCGCTGGTGCCCCGCCGCCCAGACTCCGAGCAGGATGCTCAGCGCGGTCTGGACGATGACGCCGAGCGCGGTGATCAGGACGCTCAGCCAGAGGCTCTTGGCCATGAGGGGATCGTCGAGGAGCGTCCGCCAGTTGGCGAGGCCGACGAACTCCGGATCGCTCAGACCGTCCCAGGCCGTGAAGGACAGCACAGCGACCATGATGAGCGGGATGATGGCGAAGAGGCCGAAGAAGACAGCTGCGGGGGCCGCCCAGAGCAGTCCCGGACGGCCCGCTCCGTAGCGGGACGGGGTGGCCTTCCTGACCGTCCCGTTGTTCTTCCGGGGGATGGCGGTTCGGGTCATGTCATGGGTTCCGGGTTCGGATTCGGATGCGCTCACGAGGTCGGCAACGCCTGCATCGCCTCGATGAAGGTGTTCTCGTCCGTCGAGCCGTTGAAGAACTGCTGGAGGGCCCGGTACATCGCGGTGGCCGCCGACTGGGGGTAGGCCTGGTCCCAGGAGAGCTGGAAAGCCGGGGCGTTCTCGACCATGTCGTACTGAAGCTTCGCGAACTTCGGGCTGGCGGCGGTGTCCAGGAACTGTTCGGTGTTCGTCGTGGTGGGCAGGTTGCCGATACCGAGCTGCGCCTTGACGAACTGGTCCGAGTACATGAGCTTCAAGAACTCGGCGACGGCGTCCGGGTGTTTGGTCTTCTTCAGCACCGAGTAGAAATTGTTGGTATTGCCGACGAGGTTGTCCCGATTCCCCTTGCCCCCCTCGACGGCGGGAAAGGCGCCGTATCCGAGGTCGCTCTTCGCGAACTCAGGGTGCGCGTCCTGCTGTGTCGAGTACTCCCAGGAGCCCATCAGCTCGAAGCCGGCTTTGCCGGCTGCCAGGAGCGTCGGGGAGCCCTGGTCGGTGAACTTGACCGAGTCGTAGTTGGTGCCGAAGGCCCCGGCATCGACCAGTTCCCTGATCTTGCCCAGTGCCTTGCGGCTGTCCGGGCTCGCCCAGGCACTCTTGTCGCCGTCCAGGGCCTTCTGGAAGAGCCCCGGGCCGGCGATGCGGTCGTAGAGGTACTCGAACCACATCAGGGTCGGCCAGCGGTCTCCGCCGCCCAGTGCGATCGGGGTGACACCGTCGGCCTTCAGCGCCTCGACCGCCTCCAACAGCTCGTCCCAGGTCTTCGGGGGCTGAACGCCCGCCTTCCTGAGGACCTCGCCGTTGTTGAACAGCAGCACAGGCTGCGTGCCGCGCATGGGGATCCCGTAGGACTTGCCGTCGACCACGGCACTGTTGAACACCGACGGCAGGAACTTCGCCTTGAGGTCGGGGTTTTTGGCGACGAAGGGGTCCAGTGGGAGCAGCAGACCTGCGTCGACGAACGGCTTGATGCTGCCACCGCCCCAGTTGAAGAAGACGTCCGGGGCCTGCTTGCTCCTGATGATCGTCTGCAGCTTCGCCTGATAGTCGGCGCCCGGGATCGTGTCCAGGACGACCTTCACCTCCGACGTCTTGTTGAAGGTGGCGACGAGCTCTTTCTCGACCTTGTTCGCGGCGTCCCCGTAGACCAGGACGTGGATGGCGTCATCGCCGGCCGCGTCGGAGCCTCCTCCGCATCCGGACAGGGATACCACCAGGGCCAGCGCCGCACCACCGACGAGAACGGTCCGGGAGAACCGTGCGCGTTGCTTCATCGACCCGCCTCTCGAAACTGTTTCGGAGTACTTTCCGAAACTTCTTGACTGGGGACGCTAGGACTCGGCATCTGGGGGGTCAACCCTCGGTCATCGCGTTATCCAAGCGTTACCTTCCGGCGCCGCTCGGACCGTGCTCTATGCTCCTGGGCATGCGCGATGACGAGGAGACGGGCCGCATCACTCTGGCGCAGGTTGCCGAACGGGCAGGCGTCTCCATCTCGACAGTTTCGAAAGTCCTCAACGGGAGACAGGATGTGGCGGCCCCCACCCGTATGAAGGTGGAACACCTGCTGGAGGCCTACGCGTACCGACGCACCACACGGTCCGCCGGCGAGGCGCCCCTCATCGAGATCGTGTTCCACGAGCTGGAGAGCATCTGGGCGATGGAGCTGATCCGGGGAGTGGAGAACATCGCCAAGGTCCACGACGCCGGAGTCGTCCTCACCGAGAGCGGAACCCGCCACGCGCCCGGCCCCGACTGGACGGAAGCGATGCTCCAACGTCGACCGCTCGGCGTCATCCTGGTCCTCTCCACCCTGCCCGACGAAGTGAAACAACAACTCAGGGCGCGTTCCATCCCGTTCGTCATCGTCGATCCGGCGGGCGACCCGGACCCCGACGTGCCCTCGGTCGGCTCCGCCAACTGGAACGGCGGCCTGGCTGCCACCCGCCACCTCATCGAGTCGGGACACCAACGCATCGGGATCGTCACCGGACCCGAGGACATGCTCTGCTCCCTGGCACGCCTGGACGGCTTCCGCTCGGCCATGTCGATGGGAGGATTGGAGGTGGACCCCGAACTCGTCATGTTCGGTGACTTCCATGTGGAGGGCGGATACGAGCGCGCCGCCGAGATGCTGGCCCTGCCCCAGCGGCCCACCGCGATCTTCGCCGGCAGCGACCTCCAGGCACTCGGCGTGCTCGAAGCCGCCCGGGTCCAGGGCCTGCGCGTCCCCCACGATCTGTCCGTGGTCGGCTACGACGACGTGTCCATCGCCCGCTGGGCCAGCCCGGCTCTGACCACGGTCCACCAGCCGCTGCGCCAGATGGCGGAGGAGGCCACCCAGATGCTGATGCGGCTACGGGCCCAGGAGCCGGTGGCCACGCGACTGGAACTGGCCACGAGCATGGTCGTACGCAACAGCACCGCGCCACCCCCGCCGGTGTGAAGGACCCCGAACCTCATGCGGCAGAGTCTGGCCCGCATCCCGCGTACCGCTTCCTGAACCTGATCCCGCCCTTACCGCACGACGACGGGGACCCAGGCCGACAGGTGCTTGGCGATGGCCGGTACCTCGGTGTTGTCCTGCGCGACGTCCTCGACGAACGGACCGGCGGTGGGGACGGGCGGCGGCGCGGTACCCGCACTGACGCCGTTGAACCGCAGGAAGACGCGCATGGCGAGCCAAACGGTGCGCTTATTGCCGTCGATCAGCGCGTGGTTGCGGGCGACGGAGTGCAGCAGCGCCGCGCCCTTCTCGTGCAGTGTGGGGTACAGCTCGGCTCCGAACACGTTTGTCCGGGGCCGCTCGACCGCCGACACCAGAAGGCCCATGTCACGCACACTGTGCTCGGTACCGTTGACCGTGCGGGCGACGACCAGGATCTCGTCGATCCGGATGTGGCGCACGCCGGTTCACTCCAGGTAGTCCAGGATCTCCGCGTCGCTGTCCATCAGCTCGGCCAGGACGTCGTCGACCTTCAGCTCCGCCCGGTCCTGAGCGTCACGGATGGCCTCGACAGCGAGTTCCTGCTTGCTGCGGCCCTCAGCCCACCCGGCATCCGACCCCCAGTTCAGGCCCCCTTCCCCACCGGCTCCAGAATGGCCACGCACTCCACATGGTGCGTCATCGGAAACAGGTCGAAGGCGCGCAGGAAGCGGGGGCGGTAGCCGGCGGTGGCGAAGTAGGAGAGGTCGCGGGCGAGGGCGGCCGGGTCGCAGGCGACGTAGGCGATACGGCGCGGGCCGAGTGCGGTGATCTGGTCGACGATGTGCTTGCCCGCGCCGGTCCGGGGCGGGTCGAGGACGACGAGGTCGGCCTCGGTGATGCCGGTACGCGGCAGGACCTTGTCGACCTTGCCGTGCTCGATGCGCACCCGGGGGAAGTCCTCGAGGTTCTTGCGGGCGTCCGCTACCGCCCGCTTGCCCGACTCGATGCCGAGCACCGCGCCCTTCTCGCCGAGGCGGTCGGCCAGCGCTCCGGCGAACAGGCCGACGCCGCAGTACAGGTCCAGTGCCGTCTCGCCCTTGCGGGGGGTGAGGCCGCGCATCACGGCGTCCACCAGGACCTCGGCGGCGCGGGGGTGGACCTGCCAGAAGCCGCCCTCACCGATGCGCCAGGTGCGTCCGTCGGCGCGCTCGCGGACGAAGTCGCGGCCGTGGACGCGGTGTACGGCGCGGTCCTTCTCGCCCACCCGGAGGACGGAGACCTCGCGGTTCAGCTCCACGAGGGGCAGCCGGCCGCCGGGGCGGGGGGTGAGGACGACCTGGCGGTCCGCGGAGCCGGTGGCGGCGATGGCGTCGACGGTGGCGATCTGCGGCCACTCGCGGTCCTCGATGCCGAGCTCCTCGACCTCGGGCGCGGCGATCAGGCAGTGGTCGATGCGCTGCACCTCGTGCGAGCGGTGCTTGAGCAGTCCGGCGTGACCGTCGTCATCGATGGTGTAACGCATACGGGTGCGCCAGGCCGGGACCTCGCCAGGGGCGACCTTGTCGCCCGGGGCGGGCTCGACCGTGCCGTCCCAGGAGACGTCCTCGGGGGTCAGCCCGGCGAGCCGCTGGAGCTGTTCGGTGAGCACGTCGGCCTTGAGGCGCCGCTGGGCGCCGGGCTTGACGTGCTGCCAGTCGCAGCCGCCGCAGCGCCCGGGGCCCGAGAAGGGGCAGGGTGCCTCGACGCGGTCCTTGGCCGGTTCCAGGATGTCGACGGCGTCGGCCCGCAGGAAGCGCGAGTCGGTGCGGCCCTCGGTCACCCGGGCGACGACCCGCTCGCCGGGCAGCGTGTGCCGGACGAAGAGCACCTGGCCGCCACCGGTACGGGCGACGCAGTGGCCGCCGTGCGCCACCGGGCCGACCTCGACCTCGTACTCCTCCCCCACCAGGGAGGGGGCGAGCTCTTCGGACGCGCTGGCTTCGGGCATCGGGGCGTGGCTCCAAACGACTGGAAGAACTGAGGAACGGCTGGGCGACGACGGGAACGGGAGGTCCGGGGCGCCGCGCGGCGGGATGCGGGTCCGGCCGAGCGGGCGGGCCGCCGGGCCGCAGCCGCCGAGTCTACTTCCCGCGCTGCCGGGTCAGGCTCCCCGGCGGCCCGGACCCGTTCCCGGGGCCCTTGCCGCCTTTGCCGCCCTTGCCGCCGTCCTTCTGGGACTTCCGCGGCTGGATGACGGGACCGCGGCGCACGGAGCCGGGCGCGTTCCACTGCTCGCGGCGCCTGGCCCGCTTCTTGGCCAGCTCGGAGGACTCCAGCTGATAGGGCACCGAGGTGACCATGACGCCGGGTGTGAACAGCAGCCGGCCCTTGAGCCGCAACGCGCTCTGGTTGTGCAGCAGGTGCTCGTACCAGTGGCCGACCACGTACTCCGGGATGAAGACGCTCACCACGTCGCGGGGCTGCTCCTGGCGCAGCCGCTTCACGTAGTCGATGACGGGGCGCGAGATCTCCCGGTAGGGCGAGTCGAGGATGGTGAGCGGGATGTCGATGCCACTCTCCTCCCACTCCCTGCGGAGCTGCTCCGTCTCGTCCTGGTCCATGTTGACGGTGACGGCTTCGAGGGTGTCGGCGCGCAGCAGCTTGGCGTAGCGCAGGGCGCGCAGCGTGGGTTTGTGGATCTTGGATACGAGCACGAAGGAGTGCACCCGCGAGGGGCGCAGCTTCGCCTCGGTGGGGTCCTCGGCCGCCAGTTCCTCGGACACTCCGTCGTAGTGCCGGCGGATGGCGGTCATCACGACGTAGAAGAGTCCCATGCCGACCAGGGAGACCCACGCGCCGTGGGAGAACTTCGTCACCAGCACCACTACCAGCACCAGCCCGGTGAAGAAGGCTCCGAAGGTGTTGATGGCGCGGGAGCGGTGCATGCGGTGGCGGTGCGCGGAGTCGGTCTCCGTGCCGAGCAGCCGGTTCCAGTGCCGGACCATGCCGATCTGGCTGAGGGTGAAGGAGACGAACACGCCCACGATGTAGAGCTGGATCAGGCGGGTGGAGTCGGCCCCGTAGACGACCACGAGTATGATCGCGGCGCCGGCGAGCAGCACGATGCCGTTGGAGAAGGTGAGCCGGTCGCCGCGGGTGTGCAACTGCCGCGGCAGGTAGCGGTCCTGCGCCAGGATGGAGCCCAGCAGCGGGAAGCCGTTGTAGGCGGTGTTGGCGGCCAGGAACAGTACCAGCGCGGTGGCCGCGGCCAGGTAGACGAAGGGGAGCGTCCCGTCGCCGAAGACCGCGGCCGCCACCTGGGAGATGACGGGGTTCTGGGTGTAGTCGGCGCCCGCGGGCCGGCCGTCGATCAGCAGGTCCTTGGCCGGGTTCTCCGCCATCCGCACCTTGGTGGCCAGCGCCAGCGCGATGATGCCGCAGAACATGGTGACCGCCAGCACGCCCATCAGGGCCAGGGTGGTGGCGGCGTTCTTCGACTTGGGCTTGCGGAAGGCGGGCACCCCGTTGCTGATCGCCTCGACGCCGGTGAGCGCCGCACAGCCGGAGGAGAAGGCCCGCAGCAGGAGGAAGGCCAGCGCGAACGCGCCCAGGCCGGACTGTTCGGTGTGGATCTCGTAGTCGGCGGTGGGGGCGCGCATCTCGTCGCCCAGGATGACTCCGCGCACCACCCCCCACACGAGCAGCCCGAAGACGCCCGCGACGAAGCAGTAGGTCGGTACGGCGAACAGCTTGCCGGACTCGCGCACGCCCCGCAGGTTCATCAGCGTCAGCAGCACGATCACGGCGACGGCGCAGAACGTCTTGTGCTCGACGACGAACGGGATGGCCGAGCCGAGGTTCTCGACCCCGGAGGAGATCGAGACCGCCACGGTGAGCACGTAGTCGACCAGCAGTGCGCTGGCGACCGTCAGGCCCGCCCGGCGGCCGAGGTTCGTGGTCGCGACTTCGTAGTCCCCGCCCCCGCTCGGATACGCCCGGACGTTCTGCCGGTAGGAGGCCACCACCGTGAACATCAGCACGACGACCGCGACCGCGATCCACGGGCTGAAGCTGTAGGCGGAGGCCCCCGCCACCGACAGGACCAGCAGCACCTCGCCCGGCGCGTACGCCACCGAGGACAGCGGGTCTGAGGCGAAGACGGGGAGGGCGAGACGCTTGGGAAGGAGCGTCTCGGCGAGCCTGTCGCTGCGCAGCGCCCTCCCGAGGAGAAGTCGTTTCGGTACGTCGGTCATCCTGGACACGCAGAGGATCGTATGCGGTCAGTCGTGCGATGCTGAGACGGCCCGCTGTACGGGACGAAGGGACGGGCGTTGCACATTGTGATCATGGGCTGCGGGCGAGTGGGAGCAGAGCTCGCGCAGACCCTGGAGCGACAGGGCCACACGGTCGCGGTCATCGACCGGGACCCCACCGCGTTCCGGCGCCTCGGCTCGGGGTTCGGCGGACGCCGGGTCACGGGGATCGGCTTCGATCAGGACACCCTGCGCGAGGCCGGCATAGAGGAGGCGGGGGCGTTCGCCGCGGTCAGCAGCGGCGACAACTCCAACATCATCGCGGCCCGGGTGGCACGTGAGATGTTCGGCACAAAGCATGTGGCCGCGCGGATCTACGACCCGCGGCGTGCGGAGGTCTACCAGCGCCTCGGCATCCCCACCGTCGCGACGGTGCGCTGGACCGCGGACCAGATGCTGCGCCGGCTGCTGCCGTCCGGCTCGGAGCCGCTGTGGCGGGACCCGAGCGGTGCCGTGCAGCTCGCCGAAGTGCACACCTCCGCGGCGTGGGTCGGCGAGCGGGTCAGCCGGCTCCAGGAGGAGGCGGGAGTGCGCATCGCTTTCCTCACCCGGCTGGGCGAGGCCATACTGCCGACGTCCCAGACGGTGCTGCAGGAGGGCGACCTGGTGCATGTGATGATGCGCTGCGACGAGGTCGCAAAAGTAGAGGAAGTCTTCGCCGTGGGGCCGGAGTCGTGAACGGCACGCGGGCGGCAGCAGAGCCGCGCCGGGGCAGGACGCACGCACTCCGCCGGACGGGCGGAGAAGCGAACCAGGGGAACGCATGAGAGTGGCGATTGCCGGGGCGGGCGCGGTGGGCCGCTCCGTCGCGGGCGAGCTGTTGGAGAACGGGCACGAGGTCCTGCTCGTCGACAAGGCGCCGACAGCCATCTCCGTCGAGCGGGTTCCCCAGGCGGAGTGGCTGCTGGCGGACGCGTGCGAGATCACCTCGCTGGACGAGGCGGCGCTGGAGCGCTGCCATGTGGTGATCGCCGCAACGGGTGACGACAAGGTCAACCTGGTGATCTCGCTGTTGGCCAAGACGGAGTACGGGGTGCCCCGGGTGGTGGCCCGGGTCAACAACCCGAAGAACGAGTGGCTGTTCAACGAGTCGTGGGGGGTGGATGTCGCCGTCTCGACTCCGCGCCTGATGTCGGCTCTGGTGGAGGAGGCCGTCAGCGTCGGCGACCTGGTGCGGCTGCTGCGCTTCTCGCAGGGTGATGCGAACCTCGTGGAGCTGACGCTGCCGCCGGAGTCCACGCTGGCGGGCACGCGTGTGGGTGATGTGAGCTGGCCGGAGGACACCGCTTTGGTGACGATCATCCGCGGCTCCCGGGTACTGACGCCGGATCCGGACGACGTGCTGGAGGCGGGAGACGAGCTCCTCTTCGTGGCCGCTCCCGCACGCGAGGAGCAGCTCGAGGAACTGCTCTCGACCCGCGGGTGACCCCGCGGTGTCGGCCCGCCGGTGCCGGCCCCCGCGGGTGCGGGGCGCGCTCGCCGGGGACGGAAGCCGCGGGCTGAGGCGTCTGCCGTGGGCGGCTTCCGCGGTGGCTCGGCGCGCGGACGCGAGCGGCGCGGTCAGCCCTTCTTCACCAGCGCGACCCACACCTGACCGCGCGCGAAGGGCAGCCGCTCTCCGCCGTCCGCCCGGGTGAAGGTGGTGCCGTCGCTCGCCGAGGGGCGCGACCAGTGTGCTTCGTACGCCGTGCCGTCCCGCAGCACCAGGGCGTCGCCGGAGCCGACGGTCTCGGTGTAAGGGGTGACGCTGCCGGAACTGTCGTGGAAGCGGGACGGGCGGACGGTCACGTACTGGATCACGACGGTGGCGGGGGCGAGCCGTCCGCCCTCGCGGGCGCGTGCCGGGGATCCGTCCATCGCCACCAGCCAGCGGCCCCGGTCGCCGGACCAGGTGAAGGTGAAGCGGGCCCCGGGGTAGCGGACGGTGTGCCGGTCGGTGGCCCGGCCGCCGCCGGGTGCGGACCCGAAGCGGTAGCCGATGTCCCGGGGCGCGGAGGCGCCGTCGGCGGCCTGCTCGGCGCGGCGCGCCTTGAGACAGAGGTTGTGCGGGACCCGGCGGCCCGGGTCCCGCTCGTAGCCGTCGGACAGCTCGCCGGGCGGCAGCAGCCGCAGCGGTGCCGCCTCCAGGGTCGGCAGGAGTTTGCTCTGCACGCCGGAGAACGCCAGGGCCGGCTCGCCGAACTGGCGCAGCAGTTCGATGTCGGATTCGCGGGCGCTGCGCACCGGGCCGACGGTGGCGGGGACGTCGGAGGCGAAGACGGCCAGGATGCGGCTGAGCCCGGCCTCGACCTGCTCGGTGTAGACGATGTCGGCATGGTCCAGACCGTTCTGCGGGCGGGCCGCGGCCACGTTGTCGACCTTCACGGCCAGCACCCGGCCGCTCTTGTGCCCTTCGCCGGTGAACGGGGACGTGTCGCCCTCGTCGTCGGAGCCGCACGCGGCGAGGGTGCCCGAACCGAGCGCCGCGGCGGTCGCCAGGGCGGTCCGCAGCACGCTCCTGCGTACCCTGTGCGGGGCCGCTCCGTCCGTGGGCGTCCCGGGCCGCAGGGTGGATTCGTCCATGGCGCCTCGCCTCCGTGTCGCCGTGCGCGTCGCGGAGATCCTTCCCCGCGGCGGCGAGGAGGGTGCGGCAGGCGGTCCGGTTGGCCCGTTCAGCCGGAGCGCGGGGCGAGCGCGTGCGCGTCGACGGCGGCGCCGGCGCGGTTCAGCGGCGGTGCCGGCCGGTCGTGCCCGCCTCCGCCGTGGCGGCCTGCGCGGCGGCCTTCTCGGCCTTGGCCGCTTCCTCCTCGGCCTCCAGCTCGGCGATGACATTGATCGGCGGCGGCGCCTTCGCCAGGAAGATCCAGGTGAGGTAGACGGCCAGCAGGAACGGCGGGATCTTCAGGATGACGGTGACCCAGCCGAACTGGGTGGTCTCGCCCCAGAAGTAGAGCGGGAAGAGCACGGCCGACTTGCCGAGCAGGATGAATCCCCAGGCGTAGCTCGCCTTGGTGTACGCCTTCTTGCGGCCGGGGTTGCGCTTGCGCCAGGAGAGGTTCTCCTTGAACACCGGACCGAGCACCAGGCCGAGCAGCGGCACGCCCGCCATGGCGGTGACGAGGTAGGCGAGCGCCAGGCCCAGCGTGTAGAGCATGCCCGGCAGGTAGAAGTCCTTGGCGTTGCCCGTCATCATCGCGAAGAGCACGCCGAAGCCGACGCCGAAGATCCCGCTGAAGGCGTGCTTGACGGTGTCCTTGCGCAGCAGCCGGAAGACGACCATCACACCGGAGAGCACCAGCGCTGTGATCGCGGCGGTGTGGATGTCCTTGTTCACCGTGTACATCGCGATGAACACCAGGCCAGGCACCGTCGTCTCGACCAGGCCCCGCACCCCGCCGAACGCCTCGAACAGCGCCGCTTCCGTGACGGCCTGCGATCCGTTCTCCTCCGGGGCCTGCGAGCCGGTCCCGCCGGCCGGCCGGTCGTCCGGCTCCTGCGCTTCGGTCCGCTTGTCGGGAAGGGTCACCCGCTACTCCTGTCCGAGGGGTCGCAGCTCGTACTTCGGGTTGAACATGACGGGGCGGCCGTGGTTGACGGTGATCCGCCCCCAGGCGATCAGCTTGCGGCCCGGCTCGATCCCCGCGATGGAGCGGCGGCCCAGCCAGACGACGTCCAGCGAGGCCGACCCGTCGAACAGCTCGGCCTCCAGGGTGGGCACTCCGGCGCGTGGCCGCAGCGTCACGGTGCGCAGCGTACCGGTTACCCGCACCATCTCGCGGTCGGAGCATTCGGAGATCCGGGCACAGCCGGTGTCCTCGGCTTCCTCACGCAGCTCGGCCGAGCGCAGGTCCTCCTCCGAGGAGGAGAGCCGTTCCAGGAACCGTCGGAACCGCCCACTTCCCGTGCCCCGCTGCTCTCGGGTGGCGCCAGTCATAACCGCCAGGGTACCGCCGGACGGCGGCGCGTCTCCCCCGCCCGTCGGCACGTCGTATACCGGGGCGCCGGACTCGCCTGCTCACATCTCGAAGCGGTAGCCCATGCCGGCCTCGGTCACGAAGTGCCGGGGGTGCGAGGGGTCCGCCTCCAGTTTGCGGCGGAGCTGGGCCATGTAGACGCGCAGGTAGTTGGTCTCGGTGCCGTAGGAGGGGCCCCAGACCTCCCTGAGCAGCTGCTTCTGGCTCACCAGCCGCCCGGGGCTGCGGACCAGCACCTCCAGCAGGTGCCACTCGGTCGGGGTGAGCCGTACGTCGCCGCCGTCGCGGTGCACCTTCTTCGCCGCCAGGTCGACGGTGAAGGTCCGGGTCTCGATGACCCCGGATCCGTCCGGCATCCCGGCCGGGGGCTCCGCGCGCCGGACGGCGGCGCGCAGCCGCGCCAGCAGCTCGTCCATGCCGAACGGCTTGGTGACATAGTCGTCGGCTCCCGCGTCCAGCGCCTCCACCTTCTCGTCGGAGGTCTGCCGCGCGGAGAGCACCAGGATCGGCACCCGGGTCCAGCCGCGGATGCCGTGGATGACGTCCACGCCGTCCATGTCGGGCAGGCCCAGGTCCAGGACGACGGCGTCGGGATGCCGGTCGGCCGCCATGCGCAGCGCGGTCGCGCCGTCGTGCGCGGCGTCCACCTCGTATTTGCGCGCCTTGAGGTTGATCACGAGGGCGCGGACGATCTGGGGTTCGTCGTCGACCACGAGCACCCGGTGCATTCTTCTTCCTCTCGATTCCGTTGTACCGCTCAGGCGCCGGAGCGCTGCGACTGGAGCTGCGGTCTGCCGGTGCCGGCCGGCAGCCGGCCGCGCGCGGGTCCACGGCCGTGCGCCGCGCGCAGAGTGAGCACCATGGTCATGCCACCCCCGGGGGTGTCCTCGGCCTCCAGCGTGCCGCCCATCGCCTCGGCGAAGCCGCGGGCGACGGCCAGGCCGAGGCCGACCCCGGCACCGCCGGGTGCGTCGCCATAGCGCTGAAAGGGTTCGAAGATGCGGTCCTTGTCGCTGTCGGGCACCCCGGGGCCGCGGTCGGTGCAGCGCAGCTCGACCCGGTCGGCCAGCGCGCTCGCGCGCACCAGCACCTTCTTCCCCTCCGGGCTGTACTTGACCGCGTTCTCCACCAGGTTGGCGACCGTGCGCTCCAGCAGCCCCGGATCGACGGCGACCAGCGGCAGCGCCTCGGCGACGGCCAGCCGCACGCTGCCCTCGGGCACGCCGCCCAGAGCCTTGGGCACGACCTCC
It encodes the following:
- a CDS encoding LacI family DNA-binding transcriptional regulator, with protein sequence MLLGMRDDEETGRITLAQVAERAGVSISTVSKVLNGRQDVAAPTRMKVEHLLEAYAYRRTTRSAGEAPLIEIVFHELESIWAMELIRGVENIAKVHDAGVVLTESGTRHAPGPDWTEAMLQRRPLGVILVLSTLPDEVKQQLRARSIPFVIVDPAGDPDPDVPSVGSANWNGGLAATRHLIESGHQRIGIVTGPEDMLCSLARLDGFRSAMSMGGLEVDPELVMFGDFHVEGGYERAAEMLALPQRPTAIFAGSDLQALGVLEAARVQGLRVPHDLSVVGYDDVSIARWASPALTTVHQPLRQMAEEATQMLMRLRAQEPVATRLELATSMVVRNSTAPPPPV
- a CDS encoding sugar ABC transporter permease, with the translated sequence MTRTAIPRKNNGTVRKATPSRYGAGRPGLLWAAPAAVFFGLFAIIPLIMVAVLSFTAWDGLSDPEFVGLANWRTLLDDPLMAKSLWLSVLITALGVIVQTALSILLGVWAAGHQRNRAVLSAIYVVPLLLSIAAVSVLWRALLDPNLGVPAQVPWLFGDGNLFGTQSSAIAVLVFVSTWQFTPLHTLIYQGAARAVPPVLYQAAEIDGAGRVRQFFHVTLPQLRNAIITSTILMVVGGLTTFDTVLILTQGGPGSDTTISAYYMYQKAFKSFDYGSASAIALLLVLVSTLISLIVARLSGYDKMRSTMEGL
- a CDS encoding TrkA family potassium uptake protein gives rise to the protein MHIVIMGCGRVGAELAQTLERQGHTVAVIDRDPTAFRRLGSGFGGRRVTGIGFDQDTLREAGIEEAGAFAAVSSGDNSNIIAARVAREMFGTKHVAARIYDPRRAEVYQRLGIPTVATVRWTADQMLRRLLPSGSEPLWRDPSGAVQLAEVHTSAAWVGERVSRLQEEAGVRIAFLTRLGEAILPTSQTVLQEGDLVHVMMRCDEVAKVEEVFAVGPES
- a CDS encoding TRAM domain-containing protein; its protein translation is MPEASASEELAPSLVGEEYEVEVGPVAHGGHCVARTGGGQVLFVRHTLPGERVVARVTEGRTDSRFLRADAVDILEPAKDRVEAPCPFSGPGRCGGCDWQHVKPGAQRRLKADVLTEQLQRLAGLTPEDVSWDGTVEPAPGDKVAPGEVPAWRTRMRYTIDDDGHAGLLKHRSHEVQRIDHCLIAAPEVEELGIEDREWPQIATVDAIAATGSADRQVVLTPRPGGRLPLVELNREVSVLRVGEKDRAVHRVHGRDFVRERADGRTWRIGEGGFWQVHPRAAEVLVDAVMRGLTPRKGETALDLYCGVGLFAGALADRLGEKGAVLGIESGKRAVADARKNLEDFPRVRIEHGKVDKVLPRTGITEADLVVLDPPRTGAGKHIVDQITALGPRRIAYVACDPAALARDLSYFATAGYRPRFLRAFDLFPMTHHVECVAILEPVGKGA
- a CDS encoding Fic family protein; translated protein: MRHIRIDEILVVARTVNGTEHSVRDMGLLVSAVERPRTNVFGAELYPTLHEKGAALLHSVARNHALIDGNKRTVWLAMRVFLRFNGVSAGTAPPPVPTAGPFVEDVAQDNTEVPAIAKHLSAWVPVVVR
- a CDS encoding extracellular solute-binding protein encodes the protein MKQRARFSRTVLVGGAALALVVSLSGCGGGSDAAGDDAIHVLVYGDAANKVEKELVATFNKTSEVKVVLDTIPGADYQAKLQTIIRSKQAPDVFFNWGGGSIKPFVDAGLLLPLDPFVAKNPDLKAKFLPSVFNSAVVDGKSYGIPMRGTQPVLLFNNGEVLRKAGVQPPKTWDELLEAVEALKADGVTPIALGGGDRWPTLMWFEYLYDRIAGPGLFQKALDGDKSAWASPDSRKALGKIRELVDAGAFGTNYDSVKFTDQGSPTLLAAGKAGFELMGSWEYSTQQDAHPEFAKSDLGYGAFPAVEGGKGNRDNLVGNTNNFYSVLKKTKHPDAVAEFLKLMYSDQFVKAQLGIGNLPTTTNTEQFLDTAASPKFAKLQYDMVENAPAFQLSWDQAYPQSAATAMYRALQQFFNGSTDENTFIEAMQALPTS
- a CDS encoding APC family permease, coding for MSRMTDVPKRLLLGRALRSDRLAETLLPKRLALPVFASDPLSSVAYAPGEVLLVLSVAGASAYSFSPWIAVAVVVLMFTVVASYRQNVRAYPSGGGDYEVATTNLGRRAGLTVASALLVDYVLTVAVSISSGVENLGSAIPFVVEHKTFCAVAVIVLLTLMNLRGVRESGKLFAVPTYCFVAGVFGLLVWGVVRGVILGDEMRAPTADYEIHTEQSGLGAFALAFLLLRAFSSGCAALTGVEAISNGVPAFRKPKSKNAATTLALMGVLAVTMFCGIIALALATKVRMAENPAKDLLIDGRPAGADYTQNPVISQVAAAVFGDGTLPFVYLAAATALVLFLAANTAYNGFPLLGSILAQDRYLPRQLHTRGDRLTFSNGIVLLAGAAIILVVVYGADSTRLIQLYIVGVFVSFTLSQIGMVRHWNRLLGTETDSAHRHRMHRSRAINTFGAFFTGLVLVVVLVTKFSHGAWVSLVGMGLFYVVMTAIRRHYDGVSEELAAEDPTEAKLRPSRVHSFVLVSKIHKPTLRALRYAKLLRADTLEAVTVNMDQDETEQLRREWEESGIDIPLTILDSPYREISRPVIDYVKRLRQEQPRDVVSVFIPEYVVGHWYEHLLHNQSALRLKGRLLFTPGVMVTSVPYQLESSELAKKRARRREQWNAPGSVRRGPVIQPRKSQKDGGKGGKGGKGPGNGSGPPGSLTRQRGK